Below is a genomic region from Blochmannia endosymbiont of Camponotus modoc.
TAAATAGTGATACTTTGATTACTACGTATCATATGATCATGCTATATTCATGGTATAATTAAAATAGATTTTTATAAATGTTTAAAATTAAACTTTTCTCTATTAGCAATAGATATAGAAAAATTATCAAATTTGAAAATATAATAAACATTTAAACTACCGAATATAATCAGAATAACTTTCAAGTTCGATAGCAATATTATGTAATTAATGCAATTAAATAAATTTTAATTTTTAATTAATAATATCAAAAAATCTATGAGGATAAACGTTCTTTTTGACTCATTACTAATGCCCGATATATTTCAACGCAACTGTTGATAGACTATATATCAACAGCTATTCGTATTCATCAAAAAATAATAAAAAACATCACATTTATTAGAATAATAAATATTAATTAATTTTAAAAATCATAAATTATCTATATGCCAAATGATATCGAATAAGTGTATATTTTTATTATCAATAAATTTATGTATCGTAATATTCACAATATGTATGTACGTAAATATACGATAACTAAACATCAAATATTTTTTGTAATCGTAAAATTTTTATTAAATATATTCTAATTCAACAATAAAATATTTTAATACGTTTTCTAAATACAACACTTATGTATAAGCACGAAGTGTACTCGTTATATACGATATAACAAATTAGGTATACTATACAGTATATCAAAAAAAATATTATATGTATTAATTATAAAATTTTTATTAATTATTCTAAGTAATAGTGACAAAATTTTTCTAAAGCTACATAAATTTCTACAAATTACAGTAAAAACAATAATAAAAAATGTGTTATTTGATAAAATTTTTAACAATTATATCAATATATCTACCACATTAAACGAACAACACACATATATCAATACTATTGATATCATTAGATCTTTAATTAAATATATATTATCTAATTTATTTTAAAAAAAACAATACATACAGCAGTCTACGTATAGTTAATATATATTTTCAATTTTTTATATTATTCCTTCCAAAAATCTAAACCATTTTTAGGTACAGTTTTAACGATATCTGTTATAATTCTCCCATCAGGAAAAATTAAATTATTATCTAACGCCATCAATGGATAAAGTACGAACTCTCGGTTCAACATACCATGATGCGGTATTATCAATTCAGGACTACATATAAAATATTTTCCAAATAATAAAATATCCAAATCTAACGTACGTGGCTGCCATATAAGAGAATCACGTGATCGTCGTCGCCCTTGTTTTCGTTCGATATATTGCATATGACTTAATAATTCTTTTGGAGATAAATTAGTATCTAGAATTATTATTGCATTTAGAAAATCGGGCTGATTTTTATCTCCTAATGGTAGACTACGATAATAGGAAGAAAAATCTATAAGTCTAGTCATTGGAAGCTTAGAAAGAGACCATATAGCGCGATCCACTTGTTGCTTTGGATTTAACATATTACTACCAATGCTCACCCAAACTCGTTCCATTTTATTACATATCTCAGTCAATCAATTATCAAATTACCGATCCTTTCATTTTCATGAAAAAAATCTTAGATAATATCAAAAATTTAAAATATCACATAAATATTTAGATAAATAATGTCTATTCTGTAAAACAGATCAGAAGAAATAGAAACTAAATCAATAGCCATAATAAAATTACATCTACAGTATTCAAAAACTAATTTTCTAAAATTATATCATATAATGCATATATGAATTTTTTTTATTAACAATCTATCCATCTATCCGGTCATTTGTTTTTCTTTAATTTCTTCTAAAGTTTTACAATCAATACATAAATCAGCTGTTGGACGAGCCTCTAATCTTCTAATGCCGATTTCTACATCACATGAAGCACAAAATCCAAATTCATTTGTATCTATTTTTTTTAAGGTTCTTTCAATTTTTTCAATAAGTTTATATTCTCTATCCCGATTACGTAATTTAATATTGAATTCTTCTTCTTGCACCGCTCTATCTACTGGATCTGGAAAATTGATAGATGCCTGGTCTTGCGCACATAACGCAGAATATCCTAAATCTTTTTTGAGTTGATTTTTCCATGTTTTAAGGATACGTTTAAAATGTAAAAGTTGATTAGAACTCATATATTCTTCATTAGGTTTTCGTTGATACGGTGTAACTCCAGCAATTATTAATACATTCAAAGAAGAATGTCTACGACTGCTCGGTGATTTTGTTGACATATATTTGCTCCTGTTTATATATATTCAAAGCAATTCATATCAATATTTTCTTTAAAATTTCATTATTTTTATATAATTCCTCCAATATCGTCAAACACACGATGAATTTCAATTATATATTGAAATTATAATGATTATATTATATTTAAATATAATATAATAGACATATATATCATAATGTTTATGATCATAAACATTATGATATATATGTAAGCTTACAAATAAACTCGGATCGATTATATAATTATTTATGTGTAATAATTATTATATATATATTATGTACAGATTTATAAACAACTTTTACGTTATTAAAATTATTTTAATAACGAATTATCATTAATTATAGAAAATTTTTTAATTACGTAATAAGATCGTTAATAAATTTTATTGAGGCTTGAAATATTGAAAAAATGAACAGTATTATTCGGATATTTATAAAAAAATACTATTTTTTTTACTATAAAAATAAAGTGTCGTTATACAAGTTTGTCAGATATCGTTCTAAATATTTTTTAATATTAATTTAATTTTATAATTTTTAGAAAAACATTTCATAAAAACATTTTTTATTTAATAACACACATCAAATTATGTCTTATATTGTTGCGCTTACCGGTGGTATTTGTTCTGGAAAAAGTGTTGTTGCTAAAAAATTTTCTAATTTATCAAAAAAAGTATCTGTCATAGATGCTGATGTGATTTCTAAAAACATCACACAACCTGGCAGTATTGCTTTACGTATGATAACTAAACATTTTGGACCCCATATTTTATTTTCTAATGGATCATTAAATAGATCCATGTTAAAAAAAATTATTTTTTTCAATCCTAAAGACAAGGAATGGCTTGAACAATTGTTGCATCCGCTTATTAGACAAGAAACTCAGAAAACAATAAATATATTATCCAGTCGATCATCTTATATTTTATGGGTTGTTCCATTGTTAATAGAAAATAATTTACAAAAATATGCAGATCACATACTAATGATAGATGTACCCATTGATATTCAGTTAAATCGAATTATCAGTAGAGATAAAATACACAAACAATATGCTGAAAATATTTTATTATCGCAAGTATCCCGTCAGCATAGGTTAAACTATGCTGATAACGTTATTGAAAATAACAAAAGTATTGATGGAATGACACAATGTATTCTTGATCTCCATCAAGATTATCTGAAGGCAGAAAAAATAATTACTAAAAAACACTATTTTTAGTAAATAAAACAACACTCGAAATTATACTGTATTTATATTGTAGCAAACAACATACGAAATTGTTTCGTCATAAATAACACAACAATATTCACATAAATTATGGTTATAAACATCATAATCATGCGTATATATACGTTTATATTTTACAAGCATTTATTACTTATAGATTTGAGTTAAATGTGATGATTAAAAAAATAATATCAACTTATATTTACTATATAACTGACTAAAATAATGTTAAATCAAAACACTTTGTATGTATTAATGACGTTTATTTACAATTTTACCATGACATTCTTTAAATTTCTTATTAGATCCACAAGGACAAGCATCGTTGCGACTCACTATTTTATTCTTAGTTAATGTATGTTGACTTAAACGATCTATCGATAACAATTTAGTATTCATTACTTGCGTGTTTATGGATTGAAAATCATTATATTTATTAGTTGAATTTAAAATAGATTCTTTTTTATTGAATAATTCTATTACTAATTTACTCACTTCGCTTATTACTTCATATTTTAAATGATCTAACATTTTAGTAAACATAGAAAATGATTCTCTTTTGTATTCCTGCTTCGGATCTTTTTGTGCATATCCTCTCAAATGAATTCCTTGACGTAAGTAATCCATTGACGCTAAATGCTCTTTCCACAGTACATCAAACGTTCTCAACATAATTTCTTTTTCAAAAGAACACATAATATCTATTCCAATTATTTTTCTAGTATGTTCATATTTCTGTGTCATATTTTCTAATATACGTTGACGTAATATTTCTTTTTCCTCATATAATCTAGGCTCTACTTCTATCCATTTTAGAAGAGGTAACTCTAAACAAAAATCTTTCTTCAAACATTCTGCTAATTTTATTACATCCCTTTTATCCTCTATAATTTCCAGAGGAATATAAATATTAAATAATTTTTCAACAACATCACAACGAATATTTTTAATAATGTCACTGATATCTGATATATTTAAT
It encodes:
- the folK gene encoding 2-amino-4-hydroxy-6-hydroxymethyldihydropteridine diphosphokinase; protein product: MERVWVSIGSNMLNPKQQVDRAIWSLSKLPMTRLIDFSSYYRSLPLGDKNQPDFLNAIIILDTNLSPKELLSHMQYIERKQGRRRSRDSLIWQPRTLDLDILLFGKYFICSPELIIPHHGMLNREFVLYPLMALDNNLIFPDGRIITDIVKTVPKNGLDFWKE
- the coaE gene encoding dephospho-CoA kinase (Dephospho-CoA kinase (CoaE) performs the final step in coenzyme A biosynthesis.) — translated: MSYIVALTGGICSGKSVVAKKFSNLSKKVSVIDADVISKNITQPGSIALRMITKHFGPHILFSNGSLNRSMLKKIIFFNPKDKEWLEQLLHPLIRQETQKTINILSSRSSYILWVVPLLIENNLQKYADHILMIDVPIDIQLNRIISRDKIHKQYAENILLSQVSRQHRLNYADNVIENNKSIDGMTQCILDLHQDYLKAEKIITKKHYF
- the dksA gene encoding RNA polymerase-binding protein DksA, which translates into the protein MSTKSPSSRRHSSLNVLIIAGVTPYQRKPNEEYMSSNQLLHFKRILKTWKNQLKKDLGYSALCAQDQASINFPDPVDRAVQEEEFNIKLRNRDREYKLIEKIERTLKKIDTNEFGFCASCDVEIGIRRLEARPTADLCIDCKTLEEIKEKQMTG